The window ATACTTGATTTGTTCTATTAGAAGCATTTTGTATCCATCAAATTGCACTGAAAGATCATGGAATGAAGGTCTTAACATTCATTGATATTTGCTTTCTTTTCACTTTTTTTCAGTTGCTGTTTCAAGTTGACCAAAATAATCATAGTTTGTGTTGTGGTTATGATGAACATAGACATAAGAAAAGTTGGGGGATAAAGAACAGCCATTCTCTTGTTCATTGATGATGCTCAAAGCTTAGATAGATCAGTGTCTTGGCCAGACACATTTTTCCTTTGTATGATTATTTATTTTGTTGCCTcagaattgtttttttttttttttttttttgcatgataaGTTAAGTTGGATTCATCTTGATGGCATACTGATATTCCAATTTCCCTATGCTCTTTCATACCATAAGCCTCTTCAAAACCTCTTGTTCTGTTGACTCAAGTATGTTAATTGACTTCACTGACATTACTATAAGAAATACATTTTGTAGCAATATCTCTACCATTGAATCTATAATAGAACAAGAATATAAATTCTCTTAGGTAATAAAAGCATTCAAGCATGTTGAACTGTAAGTGAAATTTAATTtgaaccaaaaaagaaaaaatcttaCAAAAGAATAAGACCTGAAAGAATGAAATCTTACAGGCTACAAGTGGGACTATCTACACCTCCACAGTGaggaaattttacatcaaatccttTACTAAGATTATGTGATACCACTGCTCAGCCCTCATGATGAACATCACCGTGGATTACTCTGATTCTTTTACTCAATCTGCTCGCCGATCAGGTCGAGACCCACCAAGAGGAATGAGATGCCCTGGAAGAGGAGGAAGTAGAAATGTATGCCCTGGGCCGACAGCAAGCTCCGTGCCGAAGCTGTCAACAGAAGGAATGCAAGTGCAAGCTCCTTCCGATAGATCCTGTTGTGCTTCTTCTTCGACTTCTTCTTAGGCTGGGGCTCTAGTTCCGCAACAGCTTCAAGGTCTGGTGCTGAGGCCCCTCTTTGCTGCTGAGGCTCTTTCTCGACTAAAGAATATAGATCACCCTCGGAGGACCGGCCTGATTTCTTGGTGACGACCCATTCGTAGGCGCTTCCGAGCTGGAACAGGCCCGAGATCATGGCATTGAACTTGGTCACGGACATGGTGTTCTCAAAGAGGAGATATGGGACAATGAAAGGGAAGGATCTTGGTGCAGGCAGGATGTTGAGGAAGGACATGGTGGCGGGGATGTAGCAGACTATCCATGCGGGGAGCTCTGCTTCTGGGACAAACATTGTCATGGGAAGGATGATGCAGAACAAGGTGAAGGAGTAGAAAGGCAATATTAGTTTCCGCAGGAGGAAGAACAGAAATATCAAGTTTGACTTCTTCCAGAATCCAATCTGCAACATAGATTAAATAGGTTGTCGGCATAAGGAATTTCCTTAACAGATCATTTCAGGGAGAAAAAACATTCAGTATGAACCCAAAAAAAGAttgaaatttcaacaaaattggTTGTTTCAGGGTTCAGAATTCAGTAATACATAGACCGACGAAAATTGGTAACAATGGTTGACTTGAATCATCAAGAAAGAACAACTAAAACAAGGGAACAAAATCAAAGCATTGAAACTATCAGACTGCAGAAATATATCCTCTACAAAATGGTTACAGCAATGCAAGGTCAACCTCCATACCCAAGTTCGGGATATGTTGAACCAAAGAAACATGGCAATATGAATAAAAACTCACAGGAGACAAGGATAGTATCAGATGTATAGTACGCTAACGTACTGAAAAAAGGGAAACAAAAAAGAGTTACATTCTTCTGATATCATTTCAAATTCTTCAAGATACAGGATTCAAATATTAATCCCAATACCCAAGTTCAATTTTATCTATTCCTGTGAAAATACTATCTCAATGTGACATAAAAGGCATGAGTATATCTATTGAATTGAGCATAGTTTGCTTCTCAAGATGGCAGGAATCGAACAACTTCTTAATTGGAAACATAGCCAATTTAAAGCCACACAATTTTATGGTTTTGCTTTGTCGGGCATGTCTTTTCTGTGATTTTGATGTGTATCAATGACACAGAAATTCGGATACTTTCATCTTTTTTTGGGAGAACTTCAACTAAGAAGGTTATATTTAGTAAAGAAGGCATTAAAAATGTTGCTTCATATCGTAGTGTACTTGAAATAGTGAACTCGGTGAATTATACCTTGGATCGTATAATGTCTGGCAAGCAGAGTCTAAATAACTGCATCGGGCCAGAATGCCATCGATGTTGCTGCTTCCTGTAAGCCTCGTATGACTCCGGCAGTTCACATTGGCACTGCAAGTAGAAGATTCAGAATAAGTAAGCATTCATAGACTTGATTCGGTCCTGAATTCTTCTTCAGTGTTGAGAAATCCTAAAGATACAGTACCTCCACATCATTGAGGTAGATGAACTTCCATCCTTGTAAATGAGCTCTGACAGCAATGTCCATATCCTCCACCGTCGTTCTCTCCAGCCACCCTCCTGCATCCTCCAGTGCTTTGATCCTCCAAACTCCAGCCGTCCCATTAAACCCGAAGAAGTTGAGGAATACTCCATTCACCTGCTGCTCCACCTCAAAGTGGAAGCACAGATTTATGTTCTGCAGCCGGGTCAGCAAGTTCTCATCCTTGTTTACAAAAGACCATCTCGCCTGCACCAAACCAAGCTCCTCGTTGTTCTGCAAGTCCCAACAGGCAAAAGCCATGAGTTACATATACTTCAGCATTATGCACGCTTAAGGATGTTGTTCAGATTGGTTCTTGAAGCCGACCTTGAAATGAGGAATGGTCCGCTTCAAGAAGTCCGGGGCTGGCTGGAAATCGGCATCGAAGATGGCCACGAACTCATAATCCTTCACGTAGCTGCAATTCATGGCCGACTTGAGATTTCCAGCCTTGTAACCTTGTCGGATCACCCGGTGCCGGTACAAAATGTGGGCGCCATTCTGCTGCCATTTCTCAACTTCCTCCTTGATCAATGCCTGCGTCGTGGCATCGTCGGAATCGTCCAACACCTGAACTAGGATGTTGGATCTCGGCCAATCCAAATTACACACTGCG of the Musa acuminata AAA Group cultivar baxijiao chromosome BXJ2-10, Cavendish_Baxijiao_AAA, whole genome shotgun sequence genome contains:
- the LOC135624551 gene encoding probable xyloglucan glycosyltransferase 1; this encodes MAPSFDWWGKDAHRGTSVIVKMENPNWSISEISSPDDDEEYGVGGGGGQGEFSGGGARKGGRGKNAKQITWVLLLKAHRAAGCLTSLASAAVGLASAVRRRVASGRTDSDAASSPPEESPVLRTRFYSCIKVFLWLSLLLLGFEVAAYAKGWHLGAAELQRLVLLPSSFGIRGLFESLYSDWVRIRAEYIAPLLQFLADACVILFLIQSADRLILCLGCFWIRYKNIKPVPKQAIGSESKDPESGGEDFPMVLVQIPMCNEKEVYQQSIAAVCNLDWPRSNILVQVLDDSDDATTQALIKEEVEKWQQNGAHILYRHRVIRQGYKAGNLKSAMNCSYVKDYEFVAIFDADFQPAPDFLKRTIPHFKNNEELGLVQARWSFVNKDENLLTRLQNINLCFHFEVEQQVNGVFLNFFGFNGTAGVWRIKALEDAGGWLERTTVEDMDIAVRAHLQGWKFIYLNDVECQCELPESYEAYRKQQHRWHSGPMQLFRLCLPDIIRSKIGFWKKSNLIFLFFLLRKLILPFYSFTLFCIILPMTMFVPEAELPAWIVCYIPATMSFLNILPAPRSFPFIVPYLLFENTMSVTKFNAMISGLFQLGSAYEWVVTKKSGRSSEGDLYSLVEKEPQQQRGASAPDLEAVAELEPQPKKKSKKKHNRIYRKELALAFLLLTASARSLLSAQGIHFYFLLFQGISFLLVGLDLIGEQIE